Genomic DNA from Longimicrobium sp.:
CGTTCAGCACGCCGCACGTGCCGGAGCTGGCGGGTCGCCACGCCTTCGCCGACACGGGCGGCACCGTGCTCCACTCCACCGGGTTCCGCGACCCGGAGCAGGTGCGGGGCAAGTCGGTGGTGGTGATCGGGGGTGCCAAGTCGGCCTGCGACGTGGCCGTGGCTGCCGCCGGCGCGGCCGCGCGGACGGCCATGGCGTACCGCACCCCGAGCTGGAAGATGCCCAAGAAGTTCTTCGGCATCGTGCCGCTGCGCTATGTGCTCACCACGCGGTTCAGCGAGATGCTCTTCCGGGACCGCGAGCTGCGCGGAATGGAAAAGGTGATGCACACCGTCGGCGCGCCCGCGGTGTGGCTGTTCTGGCGGGGCGTGGAGCGGCTGCTGCGCGCCAGCCACCACCTGGACGCGTGCGGCATGGTGCCGCGCGAGCGCATCGAGCGCGTGGTGAATTGCTCGCTGGGGCTCGCCACGGACGGATTCTACGCCGCGGTTCGCGACGGCCGCATCGCCGCGCACCGGGCGGGCGTCCGCGCGCTTCACCCGGGCCAGGTGGAGCTGGACACGGGCGAGCGGCTGCCTGCGGACGTGGTCGTCTGCGCGACCGGCTTCCGCCAGCACGCGTCGTTCCTGGACGAGTCCGTGCAGCGGACCGTGCAGGACCAGGAGGGCGTGTTCCACCTGTACCGGAACCTGGTGCACCCCGACGTGCCGCGGCTGGCGTTCGTGGGATACAACAGCAGCCTGTACAGCCAGCTCACGTCGGAGATCGGCGCCCGGTGGGCCGCGCGCTGGTTCATGGGCGAGCTTCGCCTTCCGCCGCGGAACGCCATGCTGGCCCACATGGAGGCGAAATGGGCGTGGGTGCGCCAGAACCGGCCGCTGGGCGTGGCCAGCGGCACGTGCATCATCCCCTTCACCTTCCACTACGTCGACGACCTGCTGCGCGACCTGGGCGCCCGCACCGTACGACGCCCGCTGAACCGCCTGCGCGAGGTGATGCTGCCGGTGGATCCTTCCGTCTACGCAAATCTCAAGGCCGAGCTGGACCGCAACCGCGCGCGGCGGCTGGCGAAGCAGGCGCCGGCCGGGGGTGCCCCGCCGACGAGGCAAGATGGGACCGCGGGGACGGCAGACGACATGATCGCGGCAGGGAGAACCTCTGCCGGCGGCACCTGACGAGGACGAGGGCGGGCTTGAGTGGGTGCGTGTGCCTGGGGGGCGGCTCTGGTGAGCCGCCCCCATTGCGTCGTGTCGCCGCGCCGGTGCCATTTCGCACGACGCGGAAACAGGAAGGGTAAAAACCACACCCGCGCCGCCCAATGTGGTACGCGCCTGCGCGCCTCTGGCCCATTCCGAGCGACAATTGCAGATAGTTCTTGCAGTTCGAGCGGTGCCACACGCACCTTGCGCCCGCGTTCCGATGCGGCCCTCGCGATAGGGCCCATCCGGGAGGCAGGCGAGTCCCACGCTCGATCACCTCCGCCCCTGGCGCCGCCTGCCGGCCGGCGAGGCGCGGTACGGCACCACGAGCGCCTGCACGGCAGGCATTGGGCACACGCGCCTGCAGGAGAACTGTTTTCCGACCCAAGTTTCTGGACACCGCAAGGAGCGACGACACAGCTCGGGGGACCACCGGGGCCGCGCCACAAGGCCCCGCGGGGTGGCAGGGAAGACGACGAGAGCCGGCGCGGCCAGCACAAGGCCGTCGCGCGCCGGCGCCAGAGCCAGGATCGGGCAGGGCTCCCGCTGTTGCGGCCGCGCAGGGTGCGCCGGCCGCGGGCGCGCGCGACAAGCGTGCGCGCCCTTCCCCACCACTTCGTGAGGTGCGTGATGAAAAAGCTCCACATGGCCGCGCTCGCCGTCATCGCCGCGGGCGGCACCGTGCTCGGCACCCCGACCCCGGCGAACGCGACGTACAAGGCGGCGCCCGTCCTTTACTGCTGCGAGTACCGGGACGTGCGCTTCGGGTTCGACAAGGTCCTGAGCACCTGCTGCCATCTGGGCGGCTGCCAGGTGACGGCGACCGGCTGCGGCGCGCTCTGACGAGGTCGTAATCACCTCCAAACCCTTCTACCTGCGGAAATTCGATGAACCGCAAGATCAACCTGTTCGCCGCTGCGATCATCATGGCTGGCGGGCTGTCGTTCGCCCGCCCTGCGCAGGCGACCATGGTATTGTTTCCCGACCTGAAGATTCGCGCGTGCTGCAGCTCCCTCGACACCAAGCAGTTCTGCTGTTTCGAGGGTGGCTACGGCTGCCGCATCGACGCCGGCGGCTGCCAGCGCGTGTAACCTCATCTGCGGGTGCCGGCAAGCGCCGGCACCCGCCTATCCAGTCTGGATACCATCATGCCCATACAACCGTGCGCTGCCGGCCCCGGGTTCGGCCGAACAGCGCTCCTGCCCGCCCTGGCAATTGGCATCATCGCCTGCGCGGAACCCGAGACGAACGCGGCGGCAGCGCCCGGCAGCGTCTATGGAGCTGTCGAAGTGGCCCGTACACTCGGCACCGTCGAGTTCGGCGGGATCTCTGCCGTGGACGTCGACAGCCGCGGTCGCATCCTGGTCGGGGACGGTGGAGAAGTCGTCGTCCTGTCGCCCAACGCGACAGTCGAGCGGCGCATCGGCCGTCAGGGACATGGCCCGGGCGAGTTCCAGTACATCGCCACGGTCACCGCCCTGGCCCGCGACAGCGTCTTCGTCTATGACCCGGGACTGCGCCGCATCACCGTGTACCCGCCCGGCTCCGCCAAGCCGGCGTACTCCACCCAGATCTCCAGCGGCCAGACCACGCTCCCGTACTGGGCACGGCCCGCTGGCGGGCGAGGCCAAATTGTCGCTGCGTTCAAAACGGCTCGCGGCGACGTGCCCGAGCGCAAGAAGGGTGTGGCACCCGCCGAAGTGCTGCGCCTGCTCAACCCTGACGGCTCCGTCGTTCGCGACTCACTGGTGCTGATGCCAGAGATGCAGATGCTCAACATAGACAACGTCGAGGGTCGGGGCGTGCTCCACTACCCGTTTGCGCGGCACAGCGTATTCGCTTTGTCGCGCCGCGGTGTGGTGTATCACGGGTGGACCGACTCGCTCCGCTTTTCCGCCTACGGACTGGACGGGCGGCGCCTGCGCGAGTTTCACGTCCCGCATACGCCGCGAGCTGTTTCTAGCCAGGAACTCGACAGCGTGGTGCAGAAGCTGTCGAAAGATCGTTTCTCCGCGGCAACGGTCCGACGCGCGCTGGAAGGTACCCGCACCCGTACCTGGCCTGCGTTC
This window encodes:
- a CDS encoding flavin-containing monooxygenase; its protein translation is MPRVAIIGAGLSGLVTAKTLLEEGFQVTLFETEDEVGGVWARTRRYPGVHTQNPRDTYAFSDFPMPRGYPEFPTGAQVQAYLAAYADRFGVTEHVRFRTAVEHAAPRADGWTVRSRALDGGDARVEAFDFLCVCNGTFSTPHVPELAGRHAFADTGGTVLHSTGFRDPEQVRGKSVVVIGGAKSACDVAVAAAGAAARTAMAYRTPSWKMPKKFFGIVPLRYVLTTRFSEMLFRDRELRGMEKVMHTVGAPAVWLFWRGVERLLRASHHLDACGMVPRERIERVVNCSLGLATDGFYAAVRDGRIAAHRAGVRALHPGQVELDTGERLPADVVVCATGFRQHASFLDESVQRTVQDQEGVFHLYRNLVHPDVPRLAFVGYNSSLYSQLTSEIGARWAARWFMGELRLPPRNAMLAHMEAKWAWVRQNRPLGVASGTCIIPFTFHYVDDLLRDLGARTVRRPLNRLREVMLPVDPSVYANLKAELDRNRARRLAKQAPAGGAPPTRQDGTAGTADDMIAAGRTSAGGT